The Montipora foliosa isolate CH-2021 chromosome 10, ASM3666993v2, whole genome shotgun sequence genomic sequence ttttttaattttagtggGCCTAGAAACAAGAACCCggtttggattttcccaacgaaacgcacctaaatttccgagaaaatccaCTGCACCGTGACTTGGCTGGAATTTAATTAGACTTATTATCTTGCACTGCACGCTGTCAGTCGGcaaatattgtcatttcaaaaaatatatttcggtcgcttatgtaagcagaaaaagtcatgacgtTATTTAAGGACGCAACTACAATGCGGCGCAAAACGTTGTCACGCTACGTTCATTTGGCCTCATAACGTTATCCTTTTCTCTCAGGAGCTTTCTGCGACACACTTTTtggtataaaagctcaatttatcaCCAGAAAAGAGAAAGCAACGGTGCTTGCCCGTCGGGCAAGCTACGATAAGAAAACGCTAGCCCGACAAGTCACTCCACTAGCCCCGGGCTATCGGACAGCACTTTCGTCGCGCCCTGAAGGTGACCAGAGGTTTTTTCCTTCTCGCCGCTTCACAACTCGTCTTCGCActtcgcggctcaagaaaaacctctgcataaaaaaagataataaaCCACAAAATGTATGTGAAATACAAATCAGCAATGTTatccaaaaattaataattatttgtggTTTGCTTTATCAATAATCATGCATTACTCTTACAGCAAAAAACACCAAAactccttgaaaaaaaaaaaaattaggtgCTCTAACAATTCAAATTTGGGCCACGATCACAATACAGTTCTCTTTGTCAAGTTCAATTTTGTAGATCCACAATGCCCCCTAaccccgcaaaaaaaaaaatcacattaTATGTATTTGTCTACTTTTGAGAAAGTGTACAAAGCTTCTAACAAATGATTGGAATCCAGAAAGGTTTTTTCTAAATATCTTGCTGTAATTTGCATACAGTAGGAACTAAAATGGCACCTTAAGTGAAATATTTTCCCTTCTAATGTAAATCTGCCCACCACAAGCAAACATTAATATAATTTTACCAGTCTTGTCTCAAAATCTCACTTTTTCTGTGCTGGGTAAGTTGCACAAAGTTAGCAAATCTGGTAGTCATTTCGACCCATGACTGAGCTGTGAGAAGCATGCCTCTATTCTCAATGTTAAATCCCAAACTATTTTAcattcagtttttcttttccaaaaaaacatttgcattgcaaagcagagGGTGACACAAAATTCAGTTGTGGGTTTAAATGGCTGTAAGTTTACCCAGCACTGAAAAAACGAAATGTTGATCCAAAAATGGTAAAATGTATTTGCTTGTTACTTGGagaatatttgagtttaggtgctCTTTACAGACTACTTACGAATGTGCTTAAAATGGTTTTATGTCTCAAAGGCCTGATGTGACACTAATATATAATGACAGCAATTCACTGGAGATTTGATTTCAAGCAAAATTTCAAGAAACACTACCAGTAATCATGTGTAACATAACTCAACATAAATGGTTCTCATTCAGAAGAGTTGGTCTGTGGTAACCGCACAGCCCATGATGGACCTTCAGGTGCCGGCCTTTCTGAGACTCCTCCCACATGCCTTGGCTTTGCCATTTGTCTGGCATGTGGTGTTAAGGTGTTTCTGTGAGCCCGATCGAGTTTTGTCTTCACATTTGCCAGCATAGTTCTCTCCCATGGAAGTTTTTTGGTCAGATATCCAACCAAAGCTCTGTGTTTCTCTCCAGTAATTGGGTCCTCCTGTTCTTCGTAGTCTGATTCCTCACTGCTCATGAAATCAATGAAAAGGATTTCTTCACAATACATCCTCTCTTTTGCTGAGAGTGATGGTTTTAAAACATCAAACCCAGAGCAACGTCTTTCcaatttctgaaagaaaaaggtACATAGAATACACTTACACATGCCAAAATAGTAACCTGGAGACCACTTCATACTACATGTACACAATGCACTTATCGCCTGGCCTATTAATTACTCATTCAGTGGGAAAAAAGGCCTTCACTGCGTGTTTGATATCCAAAGAGTGAGACCACTTTTACCCGTTTAGTCTGTTTTTGCAATCACATGTACCCTACTTGCTCTAATTCAGTAAAACTATGACCCGTCTTAATCACATTGTAAGAGCTGATGTGAAATAATATTGTAATCACAAGCACCGTTTAAGTTTGCTGTAAATGACAAtgtaaaaactacatgtacatgtagaaagcTTTTGTTTATTGTGATCACGattgcaattacatgtatgACCATTATGTCTGATTGACTAAACTTTGCTTTTGAAAAATACACTTCCATTTAAGGTTATAAGATGTGAAACTTTCAAGACTTAGGTAATTTACTTACcgtaaacaaaatttttttttgggttttatcaacagagttgataatgtaaattgaccaccgtacagggattctaaaagctgacgtttcgagcgttagcccttcgtcagagcgaatcgaggaattatgggttgtgtgtggtttttatagtggagtaggagctacactattggtggtaacatggaaacgtgaaaaataggaagaCATTACACTGTAGTTCAATGAAAAACGTTTGTTAATACCGTagggattaagggtgccaatTTGGAAGATTAATTTGTGCTCCCGATTGTTGCGGCTTTCTGTCGTACCTTgttgtagggaaaggccgcagatagccatgtgttgtttggagtggttagggagattaaaatgacgaacGACTGGATTACagtagatgcatctttgtcattcttctcaacatcgcgaagatGTTCGCGGAATCGATCCCCTAgacgtctacctgtctcgccaatgtataatttattgcataacgtacaggttatggcCTCTGCAAATGTTGTTTATTACCATGTAGGTTACCATAAAATGTCATCTAATGCAGGCTGAGCAATATTTCTTCAAACAAATAGTCACGAGAAGCCCTTCTGGCAtcagttattttaaagaatAAGACAAAAGAACCTTTTAACCTGTAGTACAATGTTAATGTATCAAGCCTGCAATAGAACTTTGAATGTATTGAGTGCTTTACAAATTCTGGATTTTTTCTGAGATATATAGTAtttgacaaaaacaaaccttCCATTTGCAGGTCAGTCCATTGACAGTTTTCCCCACCATGTTCCTTTTTTAAAATCCCTTTGATTTTCTCATAAAGTGCCTCGTTTCTCTCTGAATCTGGactataataaaaaaaatgttataaGGAATTATGAGATAGAAAGAACTTTTATTCCATGGCACTCActcagggatggcactaggatttttcaatctgggtcccgggacccgcatgttcggccaaattggggtcccaagcattttttgggggtcccaaaatcttggtgaccctctgcgagaaaaagagtatgttttaaattatgagaaaaagagagtaaccaacttggaattaatattgacgcatatgcataggaccggccgacaaaggctttttctagagccgttacattcattcctggacaagaactctgttaatgaaagagcaccctttccaagggtttacgcatcactggtttcctcccttaggagcaacgaacagtgacgtcttttgctttatatttgCAGTCAGTGACTTGCaaagtacattcctctgaagaagaccgcagaaggcggtcgaaaatttagttttaacctttttagatgttttaaaccccatttcttagaacttcaattatgatcacagatcactccaacagttttacaaacaacagaatatactgacaaatcaaagcaagttgtgtgagttatttaagtcagtgccttgcgtcctggaacgcattaaaatttcgatgatgcattttttggattttatttgcgtaaaaatgcacgatttctgcatTAACGCGATCCCTGTCACTACAGTCATGTTACTTTATTATTAAAGGTTACACATGTAACTTAAGTCAAAGACAGCCAAGAAATGAAATCAATTTAAACATTCCATTTTGAGGTTCCCCAAGTAGTGAACTGGGATGAATAATATTGAGGATGGTGTTGTCCATTCCTTTATAGACTACTTTGAAGATtcagcagccattttgatttctattgtttaagATATTATGGGATGTTCAGGGGGCAGATTTATCTATATTTGCCACCATGGGTATCCAATTTCAGCTACTGGAACAATATAATTCAAAATAGCCGCTGTATCCGCAAAGCAATCTATTTGCCTCATGAGTATCAAAGTCCAAGATAGAAGCACAGCATTGAAAAAGGGTGCATTTTTTTGGAATGATCCAAAAAAAGTATCATAATTgtatccaagatcacttggatcacagTGCATCAAAGGAATAGATACATGtaaatccactctgggaaaggtTCTTTTGGTTCAGGACTTTGACGCACTTTAAGATCAGTGAGCTAATTTTCTTACAGCTGTTATCAGAGAAATGTGCCCTCAATGACATGTTTTTCATATTTAGAAAGTATTTAATCCAGGTCCACGGACATCagtcaaatgtttccatgacaaacTCAACTAATGCCAAGAGAACAGGACTATTGTTATGGACATTTAATTGACACCccctaaattttattttcaaaatatcaaaagaTGTTGTTGAGGGGCgtgtgtgactgataaccgctgtaggaaaaaatgctgaaaatatGTAGTACACAAAAAGAAGTTAAAATAGCAGTACAGCTGCATAAAACCTTTATTATTAGTTTAACCAGCATACAGTGTACCTCTCATCGACGATAAAACCTTGTGTCAGACCTTTTGCGACCATCCTTTTGTAAATAAACCGAAAGCGTTTCTAGCAGACATAAAAATGCACAAGTATAAACATACAGTGTATATTCTTAAGGAGCATGACatgaaattaattatttttgggcACGTTAAGGTCTctgtaaaggaaaatgaggcgTCCgtggaaaaatgaaattgtcggGTCGCAGTTTTTTGTATAGAGTCAAACCATATATCATATCaatattatttgaataaagttttagtcttgtggtatttaatattgccttttagttttgaggctTCAAACTCAGAATGAGTCTGCTACAGAAGCTCGTGCCACTTCACTTTATTGCAGAGATAACCacactttgttgcatcttagtcaTAGTAGAATGCACTACAATACTGTGAAAGGCATTTTTGATATGTaaagaattgaaggaaatatcacACACCAAAGTCaaaactctcatctcatacttCATTTCcagaaaaagtgccataaaatcagtcCCCAAAGACAAACGAATAATTACTCACATGGTATTTGAggtagtacaatcatctattcgaactgaaaatttggaagcgatatcttAAAACATGTTGGGACAGAAGGTCcaagaagttgtaattttggcgtcAAAATAAACCCCTAGAAAATCGAGCTTGAATCAGTTTCAAAAGTCTTGGGACGCTCACTCTTTGAATTTGGCTTTCTTACTGACTTTCAATGactgccccctccccccacaaCAATGTTGCCAGCAGTGAACATacatttccttgtctatttcaACAATTATGTTGCCAACAGCGAACATACATttctatttcaacattgattgggggaggggagggactTGCATTTTGAAGCTTTTAGTGGAATTTTCACAGTTATGATTAGTTTCTGGCgtcggtcagtacaaaacgcagactgcagaccgggtacaaaatgcagactaggtacaaaatgcagaccaagtctaaataaaaaaatatgtgatggaatgtcatcttataacttacctgctgtcacgcaatcgtcatttttttcatttttcgagccTTTTTGCGCATTCTGTCATATCGATAACACGCATTGTGATAGCGCGGACAAGTGACACATCACATGACCATCTTAGTACAAAGTTCACCACTGTCTTGGCTTACGGCAGCATGGCGGTCTTTCGGAAAAACTTAGATTGTATTTTACCTTCAATTTGTTGTGTGTTAACATCTCACATCTGTTTAGTAGGTAGGCAAATGTTATATATGGACATCACTGTTTTTACACCCTTGAACATTGAAGATGTATCAAGTTGAAGGAACTATTGGGGTTTTACATGTAGTTCGCATTTTGTCGTCCAAATGGACACGTAAAGTACAGTGCAGTCCTACAGAGCACTGTGTTGTCACGGATACTACTCGCGCGTGAATATgcagacatgaaatcgaggATAGGTCACATAACATAACACATGACAATCTTTTCACATGGGTCGTCTCGGCAGCATGGTGCCCTTTCCGGAGATTATTTAAGAAGcactgtagcctggccactctgtttaagacataatatatttattaagaaacgggcaaggaaacccaataaatgctaatattcatgaaaaatgacgattgcgtgacagcaggtaagttataagatgacattccatcacgtatttatttatttagacttggtctgcattttgtacccggtctgcagtctgcagtctgcattttgtacctagtctgcattttgctACACAAAACCAATTCTTCATCACTAAAATCAGTGCGAAAAGCAATTCTTGATAACATGATGCGCTTGCCGTGAAAATGGCCTGTTTCAGATACAAGGAAAGGCAAAATAACTGCCACATTTCAATGCTTGAACGATCTCCTATTGAAGATACAAAGGGATTGATCATGGGACGTTTGAGAAATGGTCGAATCGAGGCCAGGTTCCCCTTTCCAAAATAGTTATGTTTGCCTCTTAATTATTATCTTGTATTAATAATTCCCTTGAACTTCTGTCTAAATAAAAGATTTTGCATTTGACCGAGTGATCGAACAAATACTTCACGATCACAACCACACGATAATTTCTCGCATTGAAATGAAGAATTGAAAGATTAAGGAAAAACACAACTGCAAAAATCACTGTATAATAACATGCTTTATACTATATGAGCTTATAGATAGACTACTTACCCTTAAATCATTCGGGATTTCTACACTGGACTGCTTAGAACTGCTCCTCGTGGAACGCCTTCTCGTTTGCACTCTTTAGCTTCGCATTTTCCTGCTGGAGGTTCATATTCTTCTCTTCGAGTTTTTTTTGTCCTTCTAAAATGGAGTCTAGCCTTTTGTTCATGGTCTCCGTGAGCACTAGCTGCCTTTCTTGTGCTTTATTCATTGACGAAGAATGAGAAGAAGCCATTTCCACAGAATACACTTTTCCAGCGACAAACCAACGCGAATGTTCCGCAAGATCGAAAATACCGCGAGCAACCGCGAGCACGTTGGCGAGTCTTTGGGCATATTTGATTGGGTATTATAAGAACTCGTGACTAAAGAACTTATTCCCAGAGGCCacgttcccttgaccagcggacCGAACGAATCCAGAAAACCTAACTCAGTCATGCGCACGATCGCCCAATTTTAGTCCAAAACGAGTCCATGGTCGGTatgggccgatttacacgatacgattttgtcgcatgcgacaagctcacaacaggcctacgacatgacttacgattgtcgcagcgttttaaaacatgttttaaaatgctacgacattttttctgacgtacacaacaattgtaaatcatgtcgtgggcctgtcgtaagccgttgtcgcatgcaacaaagtcgtaccgtgtaaatcggccctatgAGTTCCTCAGGTCggcattagattccatccaccaaaaccaccctggCAGAGAGAGACTGAGGATGACTTCAAACACACTTCGTGACATTCTTCGTGACGCCTTGTACATAATAAATCACAGAAATCGAAGACAGTCGGGACCGAAAGTCTTCACCGctctatttttaatttactcGCTTTGTTCATGCTTCTTTCGATTAATTTCGCTGTTTTTGGTGAGTATTAAAGCACTCCATAAATGTATGCACGCATTCTGTGTTATTTGCGGCTGATCGATAGGTTTGCTGGTTCTGGTGGATGTCGCTAAGGACATCCACCAGAACCACGTCATCGTCCGATCCTACTCTCTAGATGTTTTGTTGACGTGGACCACGTGCACCTAGAAGTACATACATTTTTATTTACCAGCTTATTTGATGTTGATGTTGTAAATGGAGTTGTTAATTTACAGTTTGAGTACTACATATTTGAATTAATTGGACgagtggttttggtggatggacatccaccatccaccaaaaccacctgTTGAGGTTTTCTAAACTGAGTAGAGCTTGGTTTTTCGTGCTCTGCAGTAAGTAATTTTCATTTGTCGAGGTTTGTTGTCAACGTTCTCACCTTTATGCTTTGAAAGTGGCAGCAAAGGTGTATACAATAGGAATATACAAGAAAAGACTTCCACACATACATGCATACTAACCCTGTCCCAAAAAGGAATATAGTTGATTCACAACATGAGTGTATAATTATTAGTGTAGGGAGCTTTGCAGAAATCTTgccacattaaaaaaataaagcagCGAATGGGTCAGTCGCACACGAAGCTGTTAGGGCTTCCTGGATGAATGTCAGGCAATCTTGTCCTTGGTGGTGGGTGCTTATTAACGTTTTCTACCTTCAGGGTGTGCGCTTATTTGaggtgggcgcttattcgaggttgGGCGCTTGatcgaataaatacggtattcAGACTTTGCAAAAAACATTTATTATATTGCTGGCCAGTTGTAGCCAAGTGCATGGGCATTACTTCCCTGTAATGTGGTAATGCTCACAGGTCAGTTATgaattatgcaaaaacaaaattaaactttaaTTTAAATTCCTTTTCTTAGGTAAAGATGATGAGTGAGGATGAATACCGACTGATAGTGAACGCCATTACCATGATCAGCTTGAATTTCACGAGAACAGTGGAGGCTATAGAATCTCTGAACACTTACAACTCTTAACCTGAATTTGTAATCAGCAAGCCAGTGCATTTTTGCACAGAtttgttgcaattttttttttcaatggcaaataatctttattcagtattacaacaacacaacctcagaaatcaattatttgtccctttctttgtttgaaactcTATCATAGCAAACTGCTTCTGTTTGATTGCAAGCAAATGTATAGCAATATTTGTTTATgttatattttgatattgttgcATCATTCAATGTCCTCATTATGTTACTGACTGGAAATCATGATCAATGATGTCttaaaattgcttaattatctGGAATACTGGCTTGACTGACGGTAAGAAAATAAACTCCTTTTTTAAGCTGACATTAAATCATTATCAGGTATTGAATTTTATGTAGTACTAACATATGATTGGTTCCGAAATTTCCTTTAATAATATACCCGGACAATAAGGACAGGCCTATAGTATGAACATGTGAAGGAATTGCTTTCTTATTCATAATTGAACATTAAGGGTGTTAGTAAAACGCGAACCTAGCCCCGACCCCAGCTGTGGCCTTACGTTTCACTGCCCCACCAAACTTAACATGTCTGGCAATCTAAGGAATTGTCctatactagggttgatccctgatggaataattgggtacaaaaacttcacagtagtgttaggcctcattcgaacttggaatcattacaaTTCTGACTGTTGACCAGCAGTTACTCTGTgcccagttaaaaaaaaataaccaaaactattttatcattatttgtATTTTGGTATTTCTTTTACTACTGGTACTTGTTAGTGTTAAACAGTAATCCAAGGTATACAACTGTAAGTATACACCTGGTTCTGACCCCAGGTGTGGCCAGGCCTATCAGTGTGGGTACAAGATGTCATTCTTGCAATATACAATCCTCTATTTAAATTTTCCACAGCATGCTCCTCATTGTCAGTTCAATACACCAGTAAATTGATAGACCAAATGGAGCACAATCGCATTAACCTTTTAACTACTAAGGGGTCTCcatttgatgagtaaaatctataaagtcAATcataggagggaaagggttaagggagatagctattttaacttttaactcCTCAGGGGTCTCCATTTGATGAGTAGCCAGAATAAAATCTTTAAATTCACTCTTGAGAGGGAAAGGCTTAACTTTTTAGTCTGGCTTTtgccccacccctccccctaccCCCAGGACCAAAACACACATTCTGTCTAGATCTCAGTGTCTTACAACCGGGAAACACAACATTACTCAAACCAAACTATTACTTAGTCGAAGAGTTCTtctatttttgtatttttggcattgccacTTTCTCTTTGTCTTGATGGCCCACTCTGGTACCATTACACAATTTGGATGGTACCAGCTACAACATTGGGAGCACTGAACGTACTCTTTTTTGTCATTTGGAAGGCGACACTCACAGAAAATTGGAACAGTTATCTTCTTAGTATCCATGTGATAGGGAACTCTCCTAGTGGTTGTTGGAAAAGGAGTAATTGTTCTGCTTTCAAGGCAgctgatataattttttttttaatttaatacatttatttctTACAAGCACTGTACACAACAAATAAACTTGCAccagattgcttaattacatcTGTCCTACTCATTTTTCTAATAAAGAAAGGAACGGTTTCCGTACAGAATAAAACTTGTTCATTTGACCTTTTGATTGTGAAATAGCTCTTTGTACAATGATCTTATTCTTAACAAAGTCTAAAAACAGAGATAGGTTGAAAGTTTTTAGCTCAAGCCTTTGCACAAAAATGTATCTTTTACCTAACAAAATATAGTAGTTAAAGACACAGGTTGTTCTCTCTGTGGGATAATAACCGTGTAATATACTCATTTAAAGATTTTATACTGGCTACTCATCAAATGGAGACCCCTGAGgagttaaaagttaaaatagctatctcccttaaccctttccctcctatgATTgactttatagattttactcatcaaatgGAGACCCCTTAGTAGTTAAAAGGTTAATGCGATTGTGCTCCATTTGGTCTATCAATTTACTGGTGTATTGAACTGACAATGAGGAGCATGCTGTGGAAAATTTAAATAGAGGATTGTATATTGCAAGAATGACATCTTGTATCCACACTGATAGGCCTGGCCACACCTGGGGTCAGAACCAGGTGTATACTTACAGTTGTATACCTTGGATTACTGTTTAACACTAACAAGTACCAGTAGTAAAAGAAATACCAAAATACAAATAATGGTAAaatagttttggttatttttttttaactgggcACAGAGTAACTGCTGGCCAACAGTCAGAATTGTAATGATTtcaagttcgaatgaggcctaacactactgtgaagtttttgtacccaattattccatcagggatcaaccctagtatagGACAATTCCTTAGATTGCCAGACATGTTAAGTTTGGTGGGGCAGTGAAACGTAATGCCACAGCTGGGGTCGGGGCTAGGTTCGCGTTTTACTAACACCCTTAATGTTCAATTATGAATAAGAAAGCAATTCCTTCACATGTTCATACTATAGGCCTGTCCTTATTGTCCGGGTATATTATTAAAGGAAATTTCGGAACCAATCATATGTTAGTACTACATAAAATTCAATACCTGATAATGATTTAATGTCAGCTTAAAAAAGGAGTTTATTTTCTTACCGTCAGTCAAGCCAGTATTCCagataattaagcaattttaaGACATCATTGACCATGATTTCCAGTCAGTAACATAATGAGGACATTGAATGATgcaacaatatcaaaatataacATAAACAAATATTGCTATACATTTGCTTGCAATCAAACAGAAGCAGTTTGCTATGATAgagtttcaaacaaagaaagggacaaataattgatttctgaggttgtgttgttgtaatactgaataaagattatttgccattgaaaaaaaaaattgcaacaaaTCTGTGCAAAAATGCACTGGCTTGCTGATTACAAATTCAGGTTAAGAGTTGTAAGTGTTCAGAGATTCTATAGCCTCCACTGTTCTCGTGAAATTCAAGCTGATCATGGTAATGGCGTTCACTATCAGTCGGTATTCATCCTCACTCATCATCTTTACCTAAGAAAAGGAATTTAAAttaaagtttaattttgtttttgcataattcATAACTGACCTGTGAGCATTACCACATTACAGGGAAGTAATGCCCATGCACTTGGCTACAACTGGCCAGCAATATAATAAATGTTTTTTGCAAAGTCTgaataccgtatttattcgatCAAGCGCCcaacctcgaataagcgcccacctCAAATAAGCGCACACCCTGAAGGTAGAAAACGTTAATAAGCACCCACCACC encodes the following:
- the LOC137973964 gene encoding uncharacterized protein, whose translation is MVGKTVNGLTCKWKKLERRCSGFDVLKPSLSAKERMYCEEILFIDFMSSEESDYEEQEDPITGEKHRALVGYLTKKLPWERTMLANVKTKLDRAHRNTLTPHARQMAKPRHVGGVSERPAPEGPSWAVRLPQTNSSE